A single window of Cervus canadensis isolate Bull #8, Minnesota chromosome 17, ASM1932006v1, whole genome shotgun sequence DNA harbors:
- the CHRNA5 gene encoding neuronal acetylcholine receptor subunit alpha-5 isoform X2 has product MTTNVWLKQEWIDVKLRWNPDDYGGIKLIRVPSNSLWIPDIVLFDNADGRFEGASTKAVVRHDGTVTWAPPANYKSSCTIDVTFFPFDLQNCSMKFGSWTYDGSQVDIILEDQEVDKRDFFDNGEWEIVSATGSKGNRTDSGCWYPYITYSFVIKRLPLFYTLFLIIPCIGLSFLTVLVFYLPSNEGEKICLCTSVLVSLTVFLLVIEEIIPSSSKVIPLIGEYLVFTMIFVTLSIMVTVFAINIHHRSSSTHNAMAPWVRKIFLHKLPKLLCMRSHVDRYFSQKEEARSSRGPKSSRNTLEAALDSIRYITRHVMKENDVREVVEDWKFIAQVLDRMFLWTFLLVSVVGSLGLFVPVIYKWANIIVPIHIGNENK; this is encoded by the exons ATGACAACCAATGTCTGGTTGAAACAG gaaTGGATAGATGTGAAATTAAGATGGAACCCTGATGACTACGGTGGAATAAAACTTATACGTGTCCCTTCAAACTCTCTCTGGATTCCAGATATCGTTTTGTTTGATAA TGCAGATGGACGTTTTGAAGGGGCCAGTACCAAAGCCGTCGTCAGGCACGACGGCACGGTGACCTGGGCTCCACCGGCAAACTACAAAAGTTCATGTACCATCGACGTCACATTTTTCCCGTTTGATCTCCAAAACTGTTCCATGAAATTTGGTTCTTGGACTTATGACGGATCACAGGTTGATATAATTTTGGAGGACCAAGAAGTAGACAAGAGAGATTTTTTTGATAATGGAGAATGGGAAATTGTGAGCGCGACAGGGAGCAAAGGGAACAGAACTGACAGCGGCTGCTGGTATCCTTACATCACTTACTCATTCGTAATTAAGCGTCTGCCTCTCTTCTATACCTTGTTCCTCATTATACCCTGCATTGGGCTCTCGTTTTTAACTGTACTTGTCTTCTATCTTCCTTCAAATGAAGGTGAAAAGATTTGTCTCTGCACTTCAGTACTTGTGTCTCTGACTGTCTTCCTTCTTGTTATTGAAGAGATCATACCCTCATCTTCCAAAGTCATACCTCTGATTGGAGAGTACCTGGTGTTTACCATGATTTTTGTGACACTGTCCATCATGGTCACTGTCTTTGCTATCAACATTCATCACCGTTCTTCCTCAACGCACAACGCTATGGCTCCGTGGGTCCGCAAGATATTTCTTCACAAGCTACCAAAACTGCTTTGCATGAGAAGTCACGTAGATAGGTACTTCAGTCAGAAGGAGGAAGCTCGGAGCAGCCGTGGACCCAAATCTTCTAGAAACACACTGGAAGCTGCACTGGATTCCATTCGCTATATCACAAGACACGTCATGAAGGAGAACGATGTCCGTGAG GTTGTTGAAGATTGGAAATTCATAGCCCAGGTTCTTGATCGGATGTTTCTGTGGACTTTTCTTCTGGTTTCAGTTGTTGGATCTCTTGGGCTTTTTGTTCCTGTTATCTATAAATGGGCAAATATAATAGTACCAATTcatattggaaatgaaaataagtga